A section of the Rhizobium sp. Pop5 genome encodes:
- the traA gene encoding Ti-type conjugative transfer relaxase TraA — protein MAIMFVRAQVISRGAGRSIISAAAYRHRTRMMDEQVGASFSYRGGATDLVHEELALPDCVPNWLHEAIDGLSVASASEALWNAVEAFETLGNAQLARELIIALPEELTRAENIALVREYVRDNLTARGMVVDWVYHDKDGNPHAHVMTTLRPLAEEGFGRKRVTIMGEDGKPLRVVTPDSPNGRIVNRVWAGDRETMKVWKIAWAETANRHLALAGHEIRLDGRSYAEQGLDGIAQKHVGPGRAALSGKGKELYFAPADLARRQEMADRLLAEPALLLKQLSNERSTFDERDIAKALHRYVDDPADFGNIRARLMASDELVMLKPQQADAETGKAAEPAIFTTREILRIEYDMVQSAQILSKRIGFGVSVRHVEAAIKSVETGDPQKALKLDAEQVDAIRHVTGESGIAAVVGLAGAGKSTLLAAARVAWESEGRRVIGAALSGKAAEGLEDSSGIRSRTLASLELAWAGGRDLLERGNVLVVDEAGMVSSQQMARVLKVAEDAGAKVVLVGDAMQLQPIQAGAAFRAISERIGFAELSGVRRQRATWAREASRLFARGETGKGLDAYAQQGHLVEAETREDIIGRIVGDWTAARRQAIQDSVAAGNDGRLRGDELLVLAHTNDDVKRLNESLRKVMMDAGALTDARKFQTARGPREFAAGDRIIFLENARFLEPRARHLGPQYVKNGMLGTVISTGDKRGDPLLSVRLNDGRDVVISEASYGNVDHGYAATIHKSQGVTVDRTFVLATGMMDQHLTYVSMTRHRDRADLYAAREDFEARPEWERKPHVDHAAGVTGELVETGEAKFRPNDEDADDSPYADVKTDDGSVHRLWGVSLPKALDEGGVSAGDTVTLRKDGVERVKVQIPIVDGKTGQKRFEEREVDRNVWTAKRVETAEGRQQRLEQESHRPELFKPLVERLSRSGAKTTTLDFESEAGYRAQAQDFARRRGLDHLALAAAGMEEGVGRQLAWIAAKREQVAKLWERASVALGFAIERERHVSYNEVRSETKTVSGDDTGRGRYLIAPTTVFARSVEEDARRAQLASPAWKEREAILQPLLEKIYRDPDAALVALNALASNMRVEPRKLADDLAAAPDRLGRLRGSELIIDGRAARDERNVATAALPELLPLARAHATEFRRNAARFESREQQRRAHMSLSIPGLSRTALKRLVEIEAVRRQGGDDAYKTAFVFAAEDRAVVQEIKAVSEALTERFGWRGFSSKADAVAERNMAERMPEDLESSRREKLIRLFEAVKRFAEEQHLAERRDRSKIVAGASAVPAMESGRENVTVPPMLAAVTEFKTSVDDEARSRALAGPLYRQQRAALAAVARTIWRDPAGAVDKIEELLVKGFAADRIAAAVTNDPAAYGALRGSNRLVDRLLASGRERKEAMQAVSDAAARLLRSLGSAYVNVLDAERLVIAEERRRMAVAIPSLSRAAEEVLLRLTAEAKTDGRKRNVSATPLDPSIRREFADVSKALDQRFGRNAIVRGEKDLINRVPPAHRPAFAAMHEKLKVLQHTDRQENSQELISERHQRAVNRGRVIDL, from the coding sequence TTGGCGATCATGTTCGTCAGAGCGCAAGTGATCAGCAGGGGCGCGGGACGCAGTATCATTTCCGCCGCCGCCTATCGTCATCGCACCCGGATGATGGATGAACAGGTCGGCGCCTCCTTCAGCTATCGGGGCGGGGCTACCGACCTGGTGCATGAGGAGTTGGCCCTTCCGGACTGCGTTCCGAATTGGCTTCATGAGGCGATCGACGGCCTTTCCGTTGCTAGTGCGAGCGAAGCGCTGTGGAATGCTGTGGAGGCCTTCGAGACGCTGGGAAACGCGCAGCTTGCCCGCGAGCTGATCATCGCCCTGCCGGAGGAACTGACGCGGGCGGAGAATATTGCACTGGTGCGCGAATACGTTCGGGACAATCTCACAGCGAGGGGCATGGTGGTTGATTGGGTCTACCATGACAAGGACGGCAATCCCCATGCCCATGTAATGACGACGTTGAGGCCACTGGCGGAGGAGGGGTTTGGCCGGAAGCGGGTGACGATCATGGGGGAAGACGGGAAGCCCTTGCGTGTCGTCACGCCCGACAGTCCGAACGGGAGAATTGTCAATAGGGTCTGGGCCGGCGACAGGGAAACGATGAAGGTCTGGAAGATCGCCTGGGCGGAGACAGCCAACCGGCATCTGGCGCTGGCCGGTCACGAGATCAGGCTGGACGGACGCTCCTATGCCGAGCAGGGCCTCGATGGCATCGCGCAGAAGCATGTTGGCCCGGGGAGGGCAGCGCTTTCGGGCAAGGGCAAGGAGCTTTATTTTGCGCCGGCCGATCTTGCCCGTCGGCAGGAGATGGCCGACCGGCTGCTGGCCGAGCCCGCGCTGCTGCTGAAGCAGCTTTCGAACGAACGCTCCACCTTCGACGAGCGCGACATCGCCAAGGCACTGCACCGCTATGTCGATGATCCCGCCGACTTCGGCAATATCCGCGCGCGGCTGATGGCCTCGGACGAACTGGTCATGCTGAAGCCGCAGCAGGCCGATGCAGAAACCGGCAAGGCCGCAGAACCCGCCATCTTCACCACGCGCGAGATCCTTCGCATCGAATATGACATGGTGCAGTCGGCGCAGATCCTCTCGAAGCGTATCGGCTTTGGCGTTTCGGTTCGCCATGTCGAGGCCGCCATTAAGAGCGTCGAGACCGGCGATCCGCAAAAAGCCCTTAAGCTCGATGCGGAACAGGTCGATGCCATCCGTCATGTCACAGGTGAGAGTGGCATTGCCGCCGTCGTCGGTCTCGCCGGCGCCGGCAAGTCGACCCTGCTTGCCGCGGCACGGGTGGCATGGGAAAGCGAGGGCCGGCGGGTGATCGGCGCAGCCCTTTCCGGGAAAGCGGCCGAGGGGCTGGAAGACAGTTCCGGCATTAGGTCTCGCACGCTGGCGTCCTTGGAACTGGCATGGGCCGGCGGGCGCGACCTGCTCGAACGTGGCAACGTCCTTGTCGTCGACGAAGCCGGTATGGTGTCGTCGCAACAGATGGCGCGCGTGCTGAAGGTCGCCGAAGACGCTGGTGCAAAAGTCGTCCTCGTCGGCGACGCTATGCAACTGCAGCCGATCCAGGCGGGCGCTGCGTTTCGGGCGATCAGCGAACGGATCGGGTTTGCCGAGCTATCCGGCGTGCGCCGCCAGCGTGCAACGTGGGCACGGGAAGCTTCGCGGCTCTTTGCGCGCGGCGAGACCGGCAAAGGCCTCGACGCCTATGCCCAGCAGGGTCATCTGGTCGAGGCAGAGACACGGGAGGACATTATCGGGCGGATTGTCGGCGACTGGACTGCGGCGCGCCGGCAGGCGATCCAGGACTCGGTTGCGGCAGGCAATGATGGCCGTCTTCGCGGTGACGAGCTTCTCGTGCTCGCCCACACCAACGATGACGTGAAGCGTCTCAATGAATCCCTGCGCAAGGTGATGATGGACGCGGGCGCGCTGACCGACGCCCGGAAATTCCAGACGGCCCGTGGACCGCGTGAATTTGCTGCCGGCGACCGCATCATCTTTCTGGAAAACGCCCGGTTCCTCGAGCCGCGCGCCAGGCATTTGGGCCCACAATATGTCAAGAACGGCATGCTCGGCACGGTGATCTCCACCGGTGACAAGCGCGGCGATCCATTGCTTTCGGTGCGCCTGAACGATGGCCGCGACGTCGTCATCAGCGAGGCGAGCTATGGCAATGTCGATCACGGCTATGCCGCGACGATCCATAAGTCGCAAGGCGTCACCGTCGATCGTACTTTCGTGCTGGCGACCGGCATGATGGACCAGCACCTGACCTATGTGTCGATGACCCGGCATCGCGACCGGGCCGATCTCTATGCCGCAAGGGAAGACTTTGAAGCGAGGCCGGAATGGGAGCGCAAGCCGCATGTCGATCATGCTGCCGGCGTCACCGGCGAGCTTGTGGAAACAGGAGAAGCCAAGTTCCGGCCGAATGATGAGGATGCCGACGATAGCCCTTATGCCGACGTGAAGACCGACGACGGAAGCGTCCATCGTCTCTGGGGCGTGAGCCTGCCGAAGGCGCTCGATGAGGGTGGCGTTTCCGCGGGCGACACGGTGACCCTGCGCAAGGACGGCGTGGAGCGGGTGAAGGTCCAGATTCCCATCGTCGATGGGAAAACCGGGCAGAAGCGCTTCGAGGAAAGAGAAGTCGACCGCAACGTCTGGACGGCCAAGCGGGTCGAGACCGCCGAAGGCCGCCAGCAGCGCCTCGAGCAGGAAAGCCATCGGCCGGAACTGTTCAAACCGCTGGTGGAGCGCCTGTCGCGCTCCGGCGCCAAGACGACGACACTCGATTTTGAGAGCGAGGCCGGGTACCGGGCGCAGGCGCAAGACTTCGCCAGGCGTCGCGGGCTTGATCATCTCGCCCTGGCTGCAGCCGGGATGGAGGAGGGCGTTGGACGGCAGTTGGCGTGGATTGCCGCAAAGAGGGAGCAGGTGGCGAAGCTTTGGGAAAGGGCGAGCGTTGCGCTCGGCTTTGCGATCGAGCGGGAACGACATGTCTCCTACAATGAAGTGCGCAGCGAAACGAAAACGGTCTCGGGCGACGATACCGGCCGCGGGCGATATCTGATCGCGCCCACCACCGTCTTCGCCAGGAGCGTGGAAGAAGATGCGCGACGGGCACAGCTTGCCTCGCCCGCCTGGAAGGAGCGGGAGGCGATCCTGCAGCCGCTTCTCGAAAAGATCTATCGTGACCCGGATGCGGCGCTTGTCGCCCTGAACGCCCTGGCATCGAATATGCGCGTCGAACCCCGCAAGCTTGCCGACGATCTTGCTGCAGCACCTGATCGGCTCGGTCGCCTGCGGGGTTCCGAGCTTATCATCGACGGGCGGGCCGCCCGCGATGAGCGCAACGTCGCGACCGCGGCATTGCCGGAGCTGCTGCCACTCGCCCGCGCCCATGCGACGGAGTTCCGCAGAAACGCCGCGCGGTTCGAAAGCCGCGAGCAACAACGCCGTGCGCATATGTCATTGTCGATCCCGGGGCTTTCCAGAACGGCGCTGAAGCGCCTGGTCGAGATCGAGGCGGTGCGCAGGCAAGGTGGTGACGATGCCTACAAGACCGCCTTCGTGTTTGCCGCGGAGGACCGGGCCGTCGTGCAGGAGATCAAGGCCGTCAGCGAGGCCCTGACGGAACGCTTCGGGTGGCGTGGCTTCAGCTCGAAGGCCGATGCGGTCGCCGAACGCAATATGGCCGAGCGTATGCCGGAAGACCTCGAGAGCAGCAGACGCGAGAAGTTGATCCGGCTGTTCGAGGCCGTGAAGCGCTTCGCCGAGGAGCAGCATCTTGCCGAGCGGCGGGATCGTTCGAAGATCGTTGCCGGCGCCAGTGCCGTTCCCGCAATGGAGTCAGGCAGGGAGAACGTCACCGTGCCACCCATGCTCGCCGCCGTCACCGAGTTCAAGACTTCGGTCGACGACGAGGCAAGATCTCGCGCTCTCGCCGGCCCTCTTTATCGCCAGCAGCGAGCGGCGCTGGCCGCCGTCGCACGAACGATCTGGCGCGATCCGGCCGGCGCTGTCGACAAGATCGAAGAGCTGCTCGTCAAAGGCTTTGCCGCCGACCGTATCGCCGCCGCAGTGACCAATGATCCCGCCGCCTACGGTGCGCTACGCGGCTCCAATCGCCTCGTAGACCGGCTGCTCGCTTCCGGTCGGGAGCGGAAGGAGGCGATGCAGGCCGTGTCCGACGCCGCTGCTCGCCTGCTGCGGTCGCTCGGTTCGGCCTACGTGAATGTACTTGATGCCGAACGCCTGGTTATCGCCGAAGAGCGCCGCCGCATGGCGGTCGCAATTCCCAGTCTGTCGAGGGCTGCGGAAGAGGTCCTGCTGCGGCTGACGGCGGAAGCGAAAACGGATGGACGCAAACGAAATGTCTCTGCGACTCCTCTGGATCCGAGTATTCGCCGAGAGTTCGCCG